From Bacteroidota bacterium:
GCTGGAGGGGCTTTGCCATAACCTCTACTGCCTTCATCGTCGTCGTCTCCGTTGTAGGCATAGCTGAGGTGGAGGAGGGAGTCTGATCCGACATAGTCATCTGCAAAATAGCCCAGGTCAAAGTCCTGATACATACCAAAGAAGGCCTGCTTCAGCGGTGCTTTATTTTTGTTGATGAGGGTATAGCTGTAGAAAGTACTATTGCCAACAAAATCAGGATGATCGAAGGCGTGTGCAGAGGCATGTACTTCGAGGCCAATAGGTGTAGTCTTGCTTGATTCATGGATATTGCCTCTGTCATTCATGATCCACCAGAGTCGCTGATCACCCAGGAGTTCGGGTAAATCACCCCCTTCGAGGTTGTAATTGTTTGGGTGACCGTCCCCATCTACTACGGGTGCACCCAGTTGCCATGGCCAGGATTTGAGATTGTTCGATATAAGACTGTCCTGTTGAAAGTCGATAATGTCATCCCGGGTAATTTCCCAGATCTGGTCGTAGGGCTTGCAGTCAACAGGCGGATTCCCTTCATCATCGAGCGGCCCGGCCCAGAATTCCCAGGGACCGTATCGAGAAGCGCTTGTGCGCAATTGATTGTCGATCAGGCCTCCAACAAGAATGGTGGACGCAAAGATGGCATTGGCACCACCAATTTCATACACGTGCGGTGAACCGCGCCAGAAAAGAGCGCCATTGTTAAGGATACGTGCGCGTACGTTGCCGGCATCAAGATAGGCTTCGCCCAACGCCGACTCACAGGTGCCGGTTTGTGCTGCCGCCGCGTGTGGCAGGAGTAGGAAGATGAGTAAAATCCAGTAGCGAGGATGCATCGATCATTCTAGCGGGAATACCAGATAGACTTATTGGTAGAAACGCGAAAACACTAAGGTACACGACAAAAGTACAAAACCTTCAGGTTAGCCATGCCGGCCACTGAATAAGGTTCAGCATGAAGTAGCTGTGACGTAAGAGAGAAAAAACTAATCGGCATTCGGCATTCAAATAACCCGTCATCTGATGATCAGCATGCGTTTGGTGAACTGGAGGAAGTCGAATTGGGCTTTTGCAAAATACACGCCTGCTGGCAGGTTCTTCGCCTCGAAGTCAACGCTGTAAATGCCGGCTTCCTGGCGTGTATTTACCAGGACAGAGATTTCTTGTCCGAGCACATTGTAGATGGCCAATTTTACCTGCATAGATTGAGGCAGGCTATACTGAATGGTTGTGCTTTCAGAGAATGGATTTGGAAAGTTCTGGTCGAAGCCCAGCACAAACCCTTTTTCAGGGATTTCAGGTGTAGGAATGGATTGTGGCGTACGCGATGCATACAAACTGGTGCTCGCCCGCCTTACTGCGCGGGTATCTTTGCGAAGCACAGTAATCGAATCGAGATGGTCGTTTCCCCGCGACCAGATGATGGCCGGCCTGATAGTCACCGTGTCTCCACGAGCGATGGTAAACGGACCTGTTGAGGTTACAAATCTACGGTCTGCCGGGTTTTCAGCGGTACCTTGATTGTCAAGGTTGAATTCCGACCAGAATGCTTTGGTAACTGGATCGCCGGGAAAAAAGAACCTGGTTGTTTCGCGGGGGAAATCTGGTGGTACGCTGTTTCTGTGCGGATAGCCTCTGTAACCCAGCAAGATGGGCATGTCGTCTTTGTGCAGCGCTTTCATCAGGTTATAATAATCAGGTCCATGCTGTGGGTCGCCATTCACTCCGCCGCCACCGTAGTAATTCATCATCGACGTTACACCTAACATTTCGCCCGCCTCATCGATGCTTCCATCCCTATTATTGTCGAGTCCGTCATCATCCGCCAGCAGGGTTTCTGTAAATGTGAAACCGATGGCGGGTGGTGCATTGCCGTAACCCTCGCCGCCTTCGTCGAAGTTGTCGCTGTTATAGGCGAAGCCAAGGTGGTTTAGGGAG
This genomic window contains:
- a CDS encoding T9SS type A sorting domain-containing protein, coding for MKKSFWILLFSLLLPRAVQAQTGTCEPALGEAYLDAGNVRARILNNGGLFWRGSPHVYEIDGTDAIFAAGIWIGGMINDTLHTAASRYGPWEFWAGPLDDLGNPPADCSIYDQIWEIRTKDFQLYFETDSISTNLQNWPWQLGAPVVDGDGNPNNYNLQGGDLPELLGDQRLWWIMNDRGNIHEATNTAPLGIEVHATAFAFANPTTLGNITFYEYNIINKNSAPITETYVGLFSDVDLGNFDDDFVGSDSLNHLGFAYNSDNFDEGGEGYGNAPPAIGFTFTETLLADDDGLDNNRDGSIDEAGEMLGVTSMMNYYGGGGVNGDPQHGPDYYNLMKALHKDDMPILLGYRGYPHRNSVPPDFPRETTRFFFPGDPVTKAFWSEFNLDNQGTAENPADRRFVTSTGPFTIARGDTVTIRPAIIWSRGNDHLDSITVLRKDTRAVRRASTSLYASRTPQSIPTPEIPEKGFVLGFDQNFPNPFSESTTIQYSLPQSMQVKLAIYNVLGQEISVLVNTRQEAGIYSVDFEAKNLPAGVYFAKAQFDFLQFTKRMLIIR
- a CDS encoding T9SS type A sorting domain-containing protein; its protein translation is MHPRYWILLIFLLLPHAAAAQTGTCESALGEAYLDAGNVRARILNNGALFWRGSPHVYEIGGANAIFASTILVGGLIDNQLRTSASRYGPWEFWAGPLDDEGNPPVDCKPYDQIWEITRDDIIDFQQDSLISNNLKSWPWQLGAPVVDGDGHPNNYNLEGGDLPELLGDQRLWWIMNDRGNIHESSKTTPIGLEVHASAHAFDHPDFVGNSTFYSYTLINKNKAPLKQAFFGMYQDFDLGYFADDYVGSDSLLHLSYAYNGDDDDEGSRGYGKAPPAVGYTFLETILAPADSVDNDRDGIIDEPDEKLGAYAFVRHYGGGTPNGDPVFGSDYYRYMQGRWKNNVALYHGYNGWWEPDYFGLHKPTRFSFSGDPVKQAFWTKLNYDEQGSIIPPSDQSAVFSTGPFELAPMDTVEIRFAIVWARGSDHLDSVTELKKDVRAIRGTAEVFYAPLQITPKPQDLPAPVSHVLGFDQNFPNPFTQITTLRYSLPQAMQVRLVVCDLLGREVTILVDAHQDAGIHTAAFDAGDLPAGVYLARIELDFLRFTKRMVLLK